A region of the Labeo rohita strain BAU-BD-2019 chromosome 5, IGBB_LRoh.1.0, whole genome shotgun sequence genome:
ATTCTGCTGGATTTGTAAGCTAATTGTTAGgtagctaattaaaaaaaaaaattacttatttcATGCACACATAATCTGCAGGACTTCTGAATTATGTAGCAGGCCAAAGGTGatctaaagaaaaacaaaggtaTCTGTTATTCCTTAGGATATTGtaaaaatggatttaaaaatTAAGGGAGAAAATCctttgttttaaatcattttatgcttttcttgATTTGTGCTTTTAGTTTCCTATTCCTTTGATTGACATTTACTGGCTTCCAGCTCTATCGCTTTGTTCTCTGAGCATTTCATTTTCTCACTCAACATTTTGTGCATATTCTCcagttgtgtgtgtttgcccTGAAGCTGATTTTGTTTCTGCTCAACCTCTCTGACTGTCCGCATCAGTTTAGCATTAATGTCCTTAAGACGTTTGTCCTTGTCTTGAAGTTCTTCATtaagtctttctttctctttgtccAGATCTTTAATCTTTTTATCACTTTCTTCGAGAAGAGATTTTGTTTCTTCAAGACATTTGGATTTTTCATTCAACTCTGAGAGAAGAAGAGAAACAATCCCAGATGTAACGTCAAGTTATGTCCTTAGCAAGTACTCATATTAATATGTGCTTGATAAAATTTGATCACATTTCTTACCTGAAATCCTCTTCTCCAACATCTCCTTATTTCTCATTTGCTCCTGTCTCAATGTCTCCAGTTGTTGTTTACTGGTTTCCATCTCTTTGATTGTGCTCTCCAGTAGTTTCTCTTTCTCACTCATCTGTTTGCTCATATTCTCCAGTTGTGTGTCTTTCTCCTGAAGCTGATTCTGAGTCTCTTCTATGTATTTAGTTATTTGTAGGAGTTGTCTTtctaattgctgaatttgtgaTTCTTTCACAGCAgggtgtttttcattttgttggAGACCAGATTTTTCTGTGATTGTTTGTAGCTGTTGTAGGACTCTTTCCAAATCCATCTTGGATGCCTTTATTTGTATTTCGGTTTGTTCCAGTTTTTTCCCTTGATTTTTGAAAACCTTGAATATTGTTTGGTGAAGTACCTTCACATAATTCATTTCAAACTCTGAAAAAGGAAATCATGCTTATGATGTCTCCATTAGTCTACCAGAGAAATGGAATGTCTTTCCTCATGT
Encoded here:
- the LOC127165959 gene encoding tropomyosin-2-like isoform X1; the encoded protein is MANASNNRFHLIVPDKAQSAEVKLGSDVTVSCHLTPEISAADMEIRWFKETDCVCLYKNRQLTEGRKYVGRTGLSTEELNRGNVSLKLRDFQESDIGVYLCQVISEDTTEEITVEVGGKEDSGVPPVSHPSKIQGGQVLKLHELDRTWGDTQRMKMEESALMTEFEMNYVKVLHQTIFKVFKNQGKKLEQTEIQIKASKMDLERVLQQLQTITEKSGLQQNEKHPAVKESQIQQLERQLLQITKYIEETQNQLQEKDTQLENMSKQMSEKEKLLESTIKEMETSKQQLETLRQEQMRNKEMLEKRISELNEKSKCLEETKSLLEESDKKIKDLDKEKERLNEELQDKDKRLKDINAKLMRTVREVEQKQNQLQGKHTQLENMHKMLSEKMKCSENKAIELEASKCQSKE
- the LOC127165959 gene encoding synaptonemal complex protein 1-like isoform X2, whose amino-acid sequence is MANASNNRFHLIVPDKAQSAEVKLGSDVTVSCHLTPEISAADMEIRWFKETDCVCLYKNRQLTEGRKYVGRTGLSTEELNRGNVSLKLRDFQESDIGVYLCQVISEDTTEEITVEVGGKEDSGVPPVSHPSKIQGGQVLKLHELDRTWGDTQRMKMEESALMTEFEMNYVKASKMDLERVLQQLQTITEKSGLQQNEKHPAVKESQIQQLERQLLQITKYIEETQNQLQEKDTQLENMSKQMSEKEKLLESTIKEMETSKQQLETLRQEQMRNKEMLEKRISELNEKSKCLEETKSLLEESDKKIKDLDKEKERLNEELQDKDKRLKDINAKLMRTVREVEQKQNQLQGKHTQLENMHKMLSEKMKCSENKAIELEASKCQSKE